Proteins co-encoded in one Cupriavidus metallidurans CH34 genomic window:
- a CDS encoding alpha/beta fold hydrolase, translating to MPEIVNLPRRGFMGVVAATLAAAQFGGAQTARAQTSQSKATPLPQPLPRPGTHTSFAPIKQIKAGVLNVGYAEAGPTNGPVALLLHGWPYDIYSFVDVAPLLAARGYRVIMPYLRGYGTTSFLSSDTMRNGQPSAIAADMIALLDALGIQNAVVAGFDWGARTADIMAALWPDRCRGLVSVSGYLIGSQAGGKVPLPPEAELQWWYQFYFATDRGRAGYQKYTHQFAKLIWKLASPKWDFDDATFERSAAAFDNPDHVDITVHNYRWRQGLATGEARFDDIEKRLATAPTISVPTITMEGDANGAPHPEPSAYASKFTGRYEHRNVTGGIGHNLPQEAPAAFAQAVLDVDRR from the coding sequence ATGCCGGAGATCGTCAATTTGCCTCGACGGGGCTTTATGGGAGTTGTGGCGGCGACGCTGGCCGCGGCGCAATTCGGGGGGGCGCAGACGGCCCGGGCCCAGACCAGCCAGTCGAAGGCAACGCCACTGCCCCAGCCACTGCCCCGGCCGGGCACTCATACGAGCTTTGCGCCGATCAAGCAGATCAAAGCCGGCGTGTTGAACGTCGGCTATGCGGAGGCTGGCCCGACCAACGGGCCCGTCGCGCTGTTGCTGCATGGCTGGCCGTACGACATCTACAGCTTCGTCGACGTGGCACCGCTACTGGCGGCACGGGGCTATCGCGTGATCATGCCCTACCTGCGCGGCTACGGCACCACCAGCTTTCTGTCCTCCGACACCATGCGAAATGGTCAGCCCTCGGCGATTGCCGCCGACATGATCGCGCTGCTGGATGCGCTCGGCATCCAGAACGCCGTGGTGGCCGGCTTCGACTGGGGCGCGCGCACCGCCGACATCATGGCCGCGCTGTGGCCAGACCGCTGCCGGGGACTGGTATCGGTCAGCGGCTACCTGATCGGCAGCCAGGCCGGCGGCAAGGTGCCCCTGCCGCCCGAGGCCGAGCTTCAGTGGTGGTACCAGTTCTACTTCGCCACGGACCGTGGCCGCGCCGGCTATCAGAAGTACACCCACCAGTTCGCCAAGCTCATCTGGAAACTGGCATCACCGAAGTGGGATTTCGATGACGCCACGTTCGAACGCAGCGCCGCCGCGTTCGACAACCCCGACCATGTCGACATCACGGTGCACAACTATCGCTGGCGGCAAGGGCTGGCCACCGGAGAAGCCCGGTTCGACGATATCGAGAAACGGCTCGCCACCGCGCCCACCATCAGCGTGCCCACCATCACCATGGAAGGCGACGCCAACGGTGCGCCGCATCCCGAGCCAAGCGCCTATGCCAGCAAGTTCACGGGACGGTACGAACACCGCAACGTGACCGGCGGGATCGGCCATAACCTGCCGCAGGAAGCGCCCGCCGCGTTCGCGCAGGCGGTGCTCGACGTGGACCGGCGCTAA
- the hutC gene encoding histidine utilization repressor — MPRQTPELTMDSSAEDAPMPLYLRLKQMITRQIDTGAWPAHHRVPSENELVEQFGASRMTINRALRELTAEGRLVRMQGVGTFVAEPKMQSSLLEVNNIADEIAERGHRHHSEVILVREEPAGPERAVAMDLREGEKIFHSIIVHYQDNVPVQIEDRYVNPGLAPDYLKQDFSVDTPNAYLQSLAPLTAGEHIVEAVVATADEAKLLQIPRAEPCLLIRRRTWSGKRVVTFARLLHPGSRHRLEGRFGPGA; from the coding sequence ATGCCGCGTCAAACGCCTGAGCTGACGATGGACAGCAGTGCCGAGGACGCGCCAATGCCGCTCTATCTGCGCCTGAAGCAGATGATCACCCGACAGATCGATACGGGCGCGTGGCCGGCGCATCATCGTGTGCCGTCCGAAAACGAACTGGTGGAGCAGTTCGGTGCCAGCCGGATGACGATCAACCGCGCGTTGCGCGAACTCACCGCCGAAGGCCGGCTCGTGCGAATGCAGGGCGTGGGCACGTTCGTGGCGGAGCCGAAGATGCAGTCTTCGCTGCTCGAGGTCAACAACATCGCGGACGAGATCGCGGAGCGCGGACATCGCCATCATTCCGAGGTGATCCTGGTGCGCGAGGAACCCGCCGGCCCGGAACGCGCGGTGGCGATGGATCTGCGCGAAGGCGAGAAGATCTTCCATTCCATCATCGTTCACTACCAGGACAACGTGCCGGTGCAGATCGAGGATCGCTACGTCAATCCGGGTCTGGCTCCCGACTACCTGAAGCAGGACTTCAGCGTCGACACGCCGAATGCCTATCTGCAAAGCCTTGCTCCCCTGACGGCGGGCGAGCATATCGTCGAGGCCGTTGTTGCTACCGCCGACGAGGCAAAGCTCCTGCAGATTCCGCGCGCCGAACCGTGCCTGCTGATCCGGCGCCGCACGTGGTCGGGCAAGCGCGTCGTGACGTTCGCCCGCCTGCTGCATCCGGGGTCGCGTCACCGTCTGGAAGGGCGGTTCGGCCCCGGCGCCTGA
- a CDS encoding ABC-F family ATP-binding cassette domain-containing protein, whose protein sequence is MTNPYIALEGVSFVLPDGRTLFSDLDEQFDQQPTGLVGRNGAGKTVLARILAGQLQPATGRCVRSGSVCYLAQQVTPAAEACVASLAGVQDALDALARIEAGSIATEDFNVLGDRWDIGQRLRQELERNGLGHLDAATPARALSGGEAMRVALIGAWLSEADFLILDEPSNHLDRAGRQALIEQLRRWPRGLIVVSHDRQLLASMARIAELSALGLRSYGGDYSFYASSKAHDRRNALDQLEQSKRERKRKEQAMREQTDRQARRKARGDRHGQDGNQAKILLDRQKARSETSAGKLRQQQVAAREQLDERVRAAARQVEIDAPIVFAATPVGAGTQRLAELDAVALPFVPAATRDISLTLTRQQRVGVIGPNGCGKSTLLKVLAGQLQPLAGTFKVAAACVYLDQRLADLDPALTVLEHMQIANRIAPEADLRTRLAQLGLDTRKIMAPSGALSGGERLKAALACVLYADPAPQLLLLDEPGNHLDLPSLESLESMLRGYQGTLIVVSHDDGFMENLGLTDRLLATGQGWRLEPW, encoded by the coding sequence ATGACGAATCCTTACATCGCGCTGGAAGGCGTGTCTTTTGTCCTGCCGGACGGCAGAACACTTTTCTCCGATCTCGACGAGCAGTTTGACCAGCAGCCCACCGGTCTGGTCGGGCGCAATGGCGCTGGCAAGACCGTGCTGGCGCGGATTCTGGCCGGGCAGTTGCAGCCGGCCACGGGGCGTTGTGTGCGCTCTGGCAGCGTGTGCTACCTGGCCCAGCAGGTGACGCCCGCCGCGGAGGCTTGCGTGGCCTCTCTGGCAGGCGTGCAGGATGCGCTTGACGCGCTCGCGCGTATCGAAGCCGGCAGCATCGCCACTGAGGACTTCAATGTACTGGGTGACCGATGGGATATCGGTCAGCGGCTGCGGCAGGAACTGGAGCGCAACGGTCTCGGTCATCTGGACGCGGCGACACCAGCCCGCGCACTGAGTGGCGGCGAAGCGATGCGCGTCGCGCTGATTGGCGCATGGTTGTCGGAGGCTGACTTCCTGATCCTGGACGAGCCGAGCAACCACCTGGACCGGGCCGGCCGGCAGGCGTTGATCGAGCAGCTGCGACGTTGGCCGCGCGGGCTGATCGTCGTCAGTCACGACCGGCAGTTGCTGGCGTCGATGGCGCGTATCGCCGAGCTTTCCGCGCTGGGGCTGCGCAGCTATGGTGGCGATTACTCGTTCTATGCCAGCAGCAAGGCCCACGACCGGCGCAATGCGCTCGATCAGCTCGAGCAGAGCAAGCGCGAACGCAAGCGCAAGGAGCAGGCCATGCGCGAGCAGACCGATCGGCAGGCCCGGCGCAAGGCGCGCGGCGACCGGCACGGCCAGGACGGCAATCAGGCAAAGATCCTGCTCGATCGGCAGAAGGCGCGTAGCGAGACGTCAGCGGGCAAGCTGCGCCAGCAACAGGTCGCGGCCCGGGAGCAACTCGACGAACGTGTGCGGGCGGCGGCGCGACAGGTGGAAATCGACGCGCCAATCGTTTTCGCTGCGACGCCAGTGGGCGCTGGCACGCAGCGTTTGGCCGAACTGGATGCCGTAGCGTTGCCATTCGTGCCGGCCGCCACGCGCGATATCAGCCTGACGCTGACCCGGCAACAACGCGTGGGCGTCATCGGGCCGAACGGATGTGGCAAGTCCACGCTGCTCAAGGTGCTGGCCGGCCAACTACAGCCATTGGCAGGCACATTCAAGGTTGCGGCGGCTTGCGTCTATCTCGACCAGCGGCTGGCCGATCTGGACCCGGCGCTCACGGTGCTCGAACACATGCAGATCGCCAATCGCATTGCGCCAGAAGCCGACCTGCGCACGCGACTGGCGCAACTTGGTCTGGACACACGCAAGATCATGGCGCCAAGTGGCGCGCTCAGCGGCGGAGAGCGCCTGAAGGCGGCGCTGGCCTGCGTGCTCTACGCCGATCCCGCGCCGCAACTGCTGTTGCTGGACGAGCCCGGCAATCACCTCGATCTTCCTTCGCTGGAATCGCTGGAAAGCATGCTGCGCGGTTACCAGGGCACCCTGATCGTCGTGTCGCACGACGATGGGTTCATGGAAAACCTCGGCCTGACGGATCGTCTGCTGGCAACCGGCCAAGGTTGGCGTCTCGAGCCCTGGTGA